Below is a genomic region from Hypomesus transpacificus isolate Combined female chromosome 1, fHypTra1, whole genome shotgun sequence.
GAACAGAATGCTGTGTTTTGTGACATGAGCTGTAATTTAATTAGTGCGAACCGTGAGTGTCTCAAGAGAACTCCAGCAAGCCAGCTCAACCAGGGAAGAGCCGTCTGATGTAAGTGATGTTTGACTACTTCATATCAGAAAGGAAATCTGGTAGACGGTTGTGGATGTAGCACTGTTGTTTCACGGCCCAGTGTTGAATAAAACTTACGATCTTCTACAGGATGGAGAAGCAGAAGTGTTGAATTACAGCACGCTGCATTTTTCTCAGAGGAAGGAGAAACGTGGCAGGAAACAGCCACAGGACAGCGTCTACACCGATGTGACGTACTCCAGGCGGGAATGACAAAGTTACTTAAAGACTTATACCTGCATCTTAAACTTTGACGGATGgaatttattttgttttcaatttgTATTGAGCATGTTGAGCTTATTTTGGGATTTTGAATTTGATCTAAGAGcatttaaaaataaacttttaTGCTTCGATGGATTCtttattttctccttttttcatTGATTGTCATGTAGATGTCATTGCATGGTTTAACACTTATTCAGTGAAACTAGGTTGTACACATTCAATACTGAAGTTTACAAAGGGTTGTATTTTATTAACTCTTTATGCTCAAAAACATGCAAGAGAGATCCAGTCTGAccaaaataatatacatattTGTATGATAATGAGAATTGTGTAGACTTTTATAACATAAACAATATGATTGTTATGACAAAGACGGTAAATAGTGAGCTCCTTACATTATGTAAAGTAGCAAGTAGTCCATAAAATATGTCACAGTAATTGTAGCTCACAACTTTTGGGATTTATCTGTTTGatagatgggttagggttaaggttagggatGGGTTGTTCTGCTTCATATTCTTACTCAGCCAGTCAAGGATATTTTTATTGCTCATCCAATTTGGCAAAATGTTAAAATGATAGTCTGTGCCATGTAATATTCTGCAAATTCAAATGAATTTAATGTAAAACTTGAAATGGACCTGAATCCCCTTGATAAATAGTGGGCAATTATTTATTCTTTTTGTCAGAGGTTGGGTGCTGAATGAAAACAGCACTTGTTTGACCCTGTGACactaatcaccatgacaaccccaatcaggaagaggaagagaagtgaTCACTGAGTATCTCATGCACTAAACCATAAATAAACCCTAAATACACCTACTACTGTTGTTTTTATATTACATTGTTATGTTTAATAACACAGAGATTCATTCATCTTGTACGTTatgaaacaacaaacacagatcTCCAACCCTTTACTAAATTATTTATGGTAACATTTGTTGAATGCTGACCACAGTGTGACCACAGGTCTGGTAAACAGTAGCTGTGCCTCAGACTAACTTTGGAGATGCAGACTGAATGTCTAGTAACCACAAACAAAAACTAAGAAATTAAGAGAATAAAAGGCGTGAGTACAAAGGAAAATAAGTATCAAAATACAACATAAGCTAACATAAACTGCCAGCTCAACAATATTTACAAACTGATTTGCTGTTGACCACTTCCCTCCCAGTCAGAACCCCTCACATCAGAGTACACACTCTCCTGTggggtctctctcttccttcttcctcttttaCCTTTCATCTCAGTGAACTGCAGAGCAGCATAATTCAAGTCTTCACCTTCCTGTGAAGAATCACAATATATAAGTAACTGTAACATAAAAGATAAAACAAGATAATGAAAGGTGTTCATCATCATATGAAAACAACATACACTCAAATGTAATCCTGGTAAAACTTGCTTATTGTTAGAATTATGACTGTGCCACAAAGACCCAAATCATATATATGGTGTTTTGAACCATGTTATGTAGAACGACTGTACCTGACCACTTCCCTGTTCTGCAGTTGTCTTGTCACGTCCGTGAGTGGCAGCGCTTACTGTCATAAGACAATATAACATTCATTAGAAAAAACTCCCGGAACCTGATGCAAAAATAATAGTTTATATCTTTTAATATTCCATATTTCTTCAGTTCAATTATACAACTTTTACCTTTACAAttctcacacactgtctgtgtCTTTCTGGTACAGATGAGTATAAtgatcaacacaacacacacagctaaagTTACCCCGAGTACGATGACTAGGAGATCCACTGCTGGTTCTGGAGGGAACAACAGAAGAGGGAGGCAGCACTGATGTAGTCAAATGTATAGTTACACCAAACATCCATCCACCTAGACTCATGTTCATTACCTTTAACATCCAGTCTTGTTCCATTGCCAAACAGTATCTCTCCACATGTGGCTACTGCACAGTAGTAAGTCCCAGTATCAGAGGAGCTGAGGTTGTTCTTGGAGAGGCTGTAGACACAGCTCCGTGTAGGAGAGGGAGTCTCAGGTCTCTTCTCACACTCTTCACTCCTGTCTCCTGGGGTGTAAAGGAGTCCTGGATGGGATTCTCCTGCCCCGGCTCTGAACCAGAACACACTGTGTTGTCCTGTACAGGACTCAGAGAGGACTGAACACTGCAGAGTCACAGAGTCTCCTGGATGGACTGGCTTAGACTCTGGCTGCTGCAACACTGTCAGGTTGTGAGATCTCTGAAGAAAGTTACCTGCATATTTACAATGAAAAATAACATTGCACTTGATGGTATATtaacaaaaaatgtaattaaatctACGAATATAATATTGTTTATAAACATATATCTATGATGGGATACGTACCCCTCACAGTCACAAAGGTGCCGTTTCTGAAATGTATCCCATACATAGTTCCGGTTTGACAAAAGTATATTCCCTCGTCTGAActggttacattttttatttttaaaacatAATTCTTTTTCACCATTTCTGCAGAGAAACGCAGAGGGTTTTTCAAAACAGTTGAATTTAGTTGATTTTGAACTTTAAAAGTTAAAGGTTGGGGCATATGTCCAAGGGTTTGCTTGTACCAGTACATCAATGCATAATTTTCTGATATCAGACACTGCAGTGTTACAGTTCGACCGTGTTCAGCTGTGGTCAAAGGAATATGTTGGTGAACATCCTCACTTTGAATCAGATCTAGAAAAAGTTTGAAGAATTTGTTAGAGGACATCATTTTCACTCAGACTTCAACTTAACTGGACAGACTCAGTCCGCCAGCTTGAATAAAAGGTACCCACTTTAGTACCATGTTTAGTTTCCAGATTTCATAACAACATTGCTTTATGTACAAAGGTTTTAGTATTTACATATTTTCCTTTCACTCATTAAGTACAATTACATGAGCTAACAAAACCACACTTTTTTAGATAGTCCATCAACGGTATTGATTATTGTAGATATTTAATTAACTCTACCATTCTTAAATTGgcaacaaataaaaaaactgttGATCAAAACCATC
It encodes:
- the LOC124478155 gene encoding uncharacterized protein LOC124478155, translated to MILIRHICVLLLSQQYLIQSEDVHQHIPLTTAEHGRTVTLQCLISENYALMYWYKQTLGHMPQPLTFKVQNQLNSTVLKNPLRFSAEMVKKNYVLKIKNVTSSDEGIYFCQTGTMYGIHFRNGTFVTVRGNFLQRSHNLTVLQQPESKPVHPGDSVTLQCSVLSESCTGQHSVFWFRAGAGESHPGLLYTPGDRSEECEKRPETPSPTRSCVYSLSKNNLSSSDTGTYYCAVATCGEILFGNGTRLDVKEPAVDLLVIVLGVTLAVCVVLIIILICTRKTQTVCENCKVSAATHGRDKTTAEQGSGQEGEDLNYAALQFTEMKGKRGRRKRETPQESVYSDVRGSDWEGSGQQQISL